The nucleotide window GGAGGCTGCAGGGCAAAGCACGTACAGTTTATACAACACGTCGAAAAAGGACCAATGGCCCCAGAGTTTAGAGTGAAAAAATGGTCCAAGGAAAAGCAAAAGGattcgtttttatttaaaaataaaattagtaGGAAGAGCGTCCACTGCTGTTTACAACCAGCACCTCAAACACGccccaaaaaaagaaggaaaagaaggaaagaaagacagagtGGGAACTTTTTCCCTACAGATTCTCTAGGTCATGGACTTCTCAAccctgatcacacacacacacacacacacacacgctggtgtGACATCTGCTGTGGACAGGCTCTGTCACACTGCAGCCGTCACAGATGTTCCCAGCGAGGTCCTCCCTTCCAGTCCGTCCCTCCACGCTTGGGAGACTTCAGAACGGCGGTccggagagacacagagacgggAAATCTGTTCTTTTTCTATTCAACAGGCCCGGCGGAtccatatcacacacacacacacacacacacacacacacacacactctcacatttCCCTCCTTATGGCCAGATGAAGTACAGATTTATTCTGCAGGAGTGATTGTAGACGGgagtgtgtttctttctttctttctgcgaGTCTGTATTGTGTATCAACAGTGGGCCTGTATATCTGATATGTATGAGTGGAATGATAGGAAGaggtgtgtgtctatgtgtgtgtgtgtgtgtgtgtctgtgtgtgtgtgtgatccctgATGCCTGCTGGTCATTAATAAACATGAATGTTTCATCCCCATCAGCGGGGTGGCAAGGGAACCCTCGTGTGTGATATTGACACAAagttgcagacacacactgccgCACACGCGCCATCGACAGATTGGTggagcggtgggggggggggcggagggggtctgcCGGGCCCAACGCCGGTCGAGCCTCTCCAAAGCAGGACGTTGGCTCAGTTAAAGGATCATCTTCTGCACATGACAATTTAAGATGTGCGACTCACAAACCTTTAGAAGGAATCTTAATGTAAAGGAGCTTCTGTGAGCTATCGACGCTATCTTTAAGATAGCGTCGTCCAACGTCTCACAAGCTGGATGTTCTGAATCTCCTTTGGAGAAATGTTTCCGTCTTGATTAGAAACGTTCTGTCCTCAAAACCTACAAGTCAGTCCAGCTCCACCACAGACGTCTTTCCGTTTGGATGTAAACACGGTTCAAGAACACCAGTAGAAGACTCGACTAGGTTTGATCACAGCACCGTGATCCTGACAAATCTGTCAGCAGCCTCTTAAAGCCCACCGCTCCCCCCCACTGCCTCGACTCCCCCTTTTCCGCCTTCCCTGATCCTAGTGAGTCAGGAATTACCTCTTCCCCATTTGCCACCGTCTGCTCCGTCTTATTGCACCGACTCCGGAGTGACTCGTCCTCCCCTCCAGAGGGAATCTACTTCCTCCTcgtaaacaaacagacagacaacgagagggggggggggctcgggggCTAATTAGCAGACGCCAGCTAGCCACTGCACAATTCCAACAAACAGCACCCTGTGGGGGAGTTGGGGTGGCTGGGTAAACCGGAGGGGGGAGCAAATATagtcatacagacacacacacacacacactgatggaaACAATGAGGCTTGTTTGGCTCGTGGTTCGAACCAGAAGTCACATCTGCAGGAAGAAGCTGAGTCAGCCGTTAGCAAACAGCTTTTAGAAGCTGGGACATCACATATCTGCCGCATTATGAGGCTTAGTGAACGTCTGAGGCGTTATCACACACCTTCTGAAGTGgcggggttggaggggggggggcatgacatGACATGTCATGAAAAAGTGATGTAAGTGCCGTGGGGGCAGCGTCGGCTTGCTCAGCGTCTGCGCACACCTCCCTCCATATCTctcccacgccccccccccccgccaaacagacacacatccttcttcttctgcttcttttttgcGTTGGCAGATTTAATAAGCTCCCCTGTCACCCGgcatcacaaacacactccgCCTGGCAGGAATCACGGGCCGGGTCCTCTACGGATAATCGGGAatgcatgccccccccctctccctctctccccccaatACTCCCGGCTGTCTATCCAACAGCGGTGACCTTTAACCGATGACCCTCCACGACGGGGGCAGACAGTTTGAGacgagaagcagcagcagagcttttttttttttgtctccctgtTACACCGAGACGGACGCGGCAGATAGTCACGTGTAAACAGAGGATGTGCGGGGGACTGagatttgttgttttagaagtgtgtgtgtggggggggggggcacgaacACCAACGATTAGGGACCAACTATGTTAACACACGTCAATCCTGATGCGTGAGTGCGCTGCCTCTGCTTGTGTAGACCACGTTCACGCCAATGGGTTTCATTCTAGCTGCCGTGCTGACACACTGTGACGGGCATGTAGGCCACtgctaacgcacacacacacacacacacacacacacacaagttctctcctcctgctcctggcACGGCGTTAAAAAGAAAGTACCTGCCACCAGTTTGTATTCGTCCCGAGAGGATGAAACGAAGTACGCTCATGAAagttgagggggaaaaaaaggacataTTGAAACCTACGAAAACAAAAGTGGAGCAACACTCGTTGCGTGTGGATTGAATCAGCTTCTGCTGATCACTGCATGTACACGTATGCTGAAAAGAACATGTTTATGTGGTGAAGTAACTGGCAATGGGGTGGTGTTAAAAATAACGGCCCATGGCGCCCTACAGGTGGAGGGGGCGGTACGTTGTGAGCATGTGTTGCGGTGTTGAATACGTGACGTGAGGATGTCGAGGTCTTTGGTCCCCCGTGAGATGTTGCGTTGTGGACAAAGGCGACGCGTTTATTCGGCTCAAAGCAGCGCTGGACACCAGTCTTGTTACTGCGTAACGCGGTATGGTGCTACTGGTTATTTCTGCACAGGTCAACAAAGAGTGCGTCTCACACAGCCTCTGAAGGAGGAAGTGAGGGGACCACTGAAGCCAGTAGGATCACCATGGATACCGGCCGGTCCGTCGGACAGACGTCCACCTGAGTGGTGGGCCAACATTGTTCGCCGGAAGCCACAACAGTCACATTCTCAGTCGCACAATTCCGCGCAGGGTCTTTGCCTTCTCTTAATtcaaaaaggcaaacaaaaaaaaaaaaaagcagcatctCCCTCCGGCTGCAGGAAAGAAAACTTCCTActggagatttaaaaaaaaaaaaggggcgtCAAGTGAGAAGCCGCAGACTTCTCTTTAAGCCCGAATGGATGTTGGCCTCTACACACCCTTCTAAAGTGACCCCGAGCAAGGCACCAACGGGTGGAGGGCAACCACGGACCCCCTCGGCCGGCCTGCTCCGTAGGAGTCTGGTGGCTCTGGTGAGGGGGGAGCCgggctgaggaaacacacacacacacacacacacactctggtgaGTAATTGCTGGGACTGCAGAGACACGGGGAATCCTCTCCTGCACAACGAGGCAGACGGAAGATTGATTtgctctgtttttttcctccgtCTGTCGCGCGCACTTAttcgaccccccaccccctcgcccCTCCGTGTGCAAATGTGATATCTTGGTATCCGGCCAAGGCTGATAGATAGGGGCTGGTTTTGGTGGGGAGGCCACAATCGATAGCTTTAATCATTTAAGAATGCGGCatcggggggggagagaaaccgGCCAAGTCTCGCGCTGAAAGGACCTCATTGCATCTATCAAAGCGCCCCCCGGTATCGACCCGTGGCAGGCTCGCGCGCGCacgcgggagggggggcggttaTCCGGTGAAAGGAATTCAGCACTGTGGCACCGCGAAGAATCCGCGTGGCATCGTTATCCTGCGCGTCGCGTCCCGCCTGTTGTCCTTTCGAGGGCGGGAACTTGCACGCGGTCTTCTtatggtctttttttttgttttcttctttaaaaatgcatttctttcagCGAGGGCGAAGCGGAGGAAGTGAGGGAGGTGAGCACtgcagggattttttttttgttgttgagatTGTCGCACTTTACCAAGATGCCAGTCTGCGCCAACGCCACAGACGGCGGAGCGCCGCGGTGCCACACTGACCCCCGGTGGCCGGACGCGGTACCGCAGGCGCGGTGTCCTGGTCCTCCGGTCAGTGGCAACAGGAGAACACCGGCCGTTGTGGAAATGCACCACCGGCCTCTTTTATACAAGAAAGAGTCCTACAAATGCCCCAGTTATGGAGGAAATTATGCCCCGGATGTGGAAATCCAACAATTTCCACACGTCACatcaaaaaatgatttacaagCTCACTCTCGTTCCCTCTTCATCCCGTCTTAATTGACCTcctcacagcggggggggggacttctcgGCACACATTAGCAATACCACACGCAGCACCGTTATGGTCTCCCGTTATTGTTGCACGCGCTGGGCTAATCCTCCAACTAAAGGTCAGGCGCGCTTTGCTGTGTTCCCGCGGGGTTCATGCTCCGGGTTTATACCACGTGTAGCAAATGATTTGGAGCAGGAAAACCCACTGGACTCGGAAACGGGCCGATCCCGCTGGTTGCACCCGTTTTGGCGTGAAGGGGGAAAATAGCGCACGGGAAAGGAACCTAATCCACATTAGCTTTCATGTCCTTTATTCTACAGGAGATAAATCACCGAAGGATGCCGAGTGGGGATTTATTTTTACTGCCGTAGGAGGCGTAGCGGCGTCTGTTTGGAGGCAGATAGGGGTTTGATTCAACGTCTCAGCCTGTCAAATCTTTGTGAGAGAAGGTCAGCAGGAGGCCTCGACCCGGCTGACCGGACGGGCCCTTTGGCAGCTGGAAACGTACAGGCCCCCCCCGAGTCACACTGGGAGACGCACCGCGGGGCATTTATGAGCCGGGCTTTATCCCCTCACAGGTCTCCAGATGCCAGATCAGGAGCCAAACGatgacatttgttttcatgtttggatTTGCAGGATTAACCGGGGTGTAATTGGAGGTAAAAGGTATTATGCAGCACATGGAGCTGCTCCTCTCCCGTCGTCTTTCATAACGAGAGCTAAATCGGCGTCAGCAGACACGCAGGGCGACGCTTTGAAATGGTTCCTCCGGCTCGTGCTCCGTGACACCAGCCGGCCCGTAAATCAGCCCGTGCTGATTTGGCACATGTGCTGTGCAAGCTCCTCCTCAAGCTGTAGCAGGCCGGGTCTCAGGCCGGcagtgaaggaggggggggggggggggggcaaaggggcaACGAGCATCTTCTCCTACTCCcctcctcatttatttattccctcCCTAACCCCCTTGTGTTCAGTGCCAGATGGCTGCTCTACATGTATATTCTACTACAGGAAGCtttagtgggggggtggggggttccATCAACACCTTTATTGCTAGGCGTGGATTGAGGACGTCGAGTGTATTCAACACGGATCTCCCGGTAGTTTGTTGttgggatgtttttttatttttattgctgGCTTGTCGGACAGTAACTGAACTAAGAGACTAAAGAAGTTACGAGCCGACGTTAGTTATTCaaatagagggggggggggggggggcggcgattTCCCTCGTGCAAAGGTGTGGAACATCACAGCAGATTCTAACCTGCAGTCTGATTTAGTGCCACTTACGTGGCAGTTGTACCAACTTCTGTATGTAAGctatcaaatgaaataaagagcGTTCAATTGAATAATATCTGGACAACTTTTATAATCcgttttttttctggaaataaTGACGTAATCATGAATCTGTTTAGTCTGTGCTTATTGAAACCGGCTCGTGGCGCCGCTTACATAATCACGTTCATAAAGTTTAGGACATACGAGAAAGACGTGGGGAGAAGTTACTATTTTTCGTGCGGCAGTGAAAAATTGAAGCGCTCTGTAAAATGTTTTAGAATTCCTAATCAGCGGTGGGCTGCAGGTCCTGATGCAACAGCGGCTGGGGTCCGCCTGTTAGTGAGCCCCGGTTTCCTAATCTCATTTTGATCGGTTCGGTTATCTCCGTCTGAGGTTTTAGCGGCGCCGCGCGACAAGTCGTCTTTAATCGGCTCAGGATTCACGACAGTAAGAGGGGTGAAAATGTGATGcacctttttaacttttattcaaCATCACAACTCCTGTAGCAGACATTGTGTTCCAAGAGAACAGCACAACTATGGATTTTTAGTAGTATGTCCCGACAGAAAagtgagaaatgacaaaagagacaacaaaaaaggttaaaacatGGCTGCAGGGCTGCATGCACAAAAACGACGGCCGTACAAGGCGCCCGAGCGACCCGCTCGAGCGGCAGGCCAGTCAAATGTGTGCGGTTAGCATCAACGGTAGTGCTGGGTAGCATCACGAACGACAactccattaaaaaaagaaaaaaggcacaaTCCCCGTCCTCAACAGTCACCCAGCGAAaagcttttggggggggggggggtaacataCAGGCTGAAGTCGTCAGAAACTACAAAGTCCCGCGGTTGCATCCAACGACAACACCGAATCGACGGCGCACAACGTGTACGAGCCTGTGAAGCTGTCTCAGTTTCCACTCGTCCTGGGGTCAGAAAACAGTCCTAAAGCATGTGGTTTTAAAACAGACAAagcatgtttatttaaaactaaaacaaaatgcacCCAACATGAGATTTCCCTCTGTTCTtttttctctgcccccccctcggCTTGCAttttgctgtttgtgtgcactgTGTAATTGGAAAAACAAATTACAGACATTTATTTTGGGGGATACAACAAGGTcacgttttcattttgaaaatgttcatcTTTTTCCAACTATAAGCAGCTGTACTCGTCTCACTGTGTGCAggccatttgttttgtttgttttttttctgcgtaGAAACCGAAAGCAGGACACCACAAAAGCATTCACTGAAAACTCTGCAGCAGCATtttaaaagaagaggagacaggaATCGGACCAGAAACTGCCCTTCTCAAAAGTATTGTGTGCGACTGTGTTCAATCCTTCGTCCAACAGCCaggatgtttttctctcttccatAGGAAGGTCAAAGCGCATTTTCCCCCATTGAACAATTGAAAACATTTTGGTTGGCTATTGGATAAAATTTTGCcaagtttaaattaaaaacgAGTGGGGTTGGCAttacaacttaaaaaaaaaaaagtaaataaaaacacaaacaaaatagtCTATCAATAAATCAGCTAACAAGCTTTCTATTTAATTACACTGGTATTTGTGAGAGATAAAATCATTTGTTATAAGACAGTAACTGATGTGAGTCAGTATTGGGCTTGTCCCGTGTGGTGGTTTGCTGACATgagcacagagaagaagagacaacTTTACAAAATGATCTTTTACCTACTGAGTGATGATTATGTCCCCTCAGTGTCTGTGACAGTGTCTACCACTGGCTGACTCGCAGCGTCCTCCGCCGGCTCGCTCGGTTCATTGTCTACGTCCTCAGGGGAGGCGAGCGGCTCCGGTTCGCTGTCGGGGGGAGCGGAACCGGGGGAGGCTTCTCCGGGGGGCTCGGGACAGCGCCGGGGGGAGCTCTCGGCGGAGCTCTCGGGCGTGGATTCGGCCGCGGCGCTATTGTCCATCCCGGCTCCGTTGACCCACCGGGTTTGGGGCGAGGAGGCTCTCCCTTGCAGCGGCGGCGACaacgactcctcctcctcctcctcctcctcctcctcttcctcctcctcgtcccgctCCCCCAGAGAGGGAGTCTCTTCGGGGGGGCTGGCAGCTTGCGCGAAGGCCACAGGTGAGTCTTGGGACGAGGCCTCGACCAGCGGCGAGGCCTGGCTCGGGGTCTCAGTGTCCGGAGAAGCACTGGCTTTGGACTGGGCCGGGGACTGAGTCCCGGGCTGGGATGGGGAGTCGATTCGGGGAGGGGTCTCGGGCTGCGGCGAGGACTCGGCCCGGTCGGGAGCGCGGGGCGTTGACGGGCTTTGAGCTTTGCCAGGCGACTCGTCCGGTGACTGCGCCCCGCACGTTTCGGGCGGAGCTGGCGTCTCCGACCGGTGCTCGGGCACAGCGGCATGGCTCTGCGATGGAGGCGGAGACTTGGTCTGAGCTTGGGCCGGCGGCTGATTCGGACCGGAGGGAGGCGGCTTCGCCTGAGCTTGGGGCAGGAGCGGGGACTGGAATCGGGACTGAAGCTGGGGGTTCAATTTGAGCGGCGCGAGCAGTTTGCCTTGGTTCAGGGTCAGATTGGGATTAAGGGGCGGAGTGGGAAGCAGAGGCgtcggcagagggaggagaggtgtCCAGCCCCCGCGCTCCCGCTCGCGGTCCCTCTCCTTGTCGCGCTCTCTGTCGCGCTCGTGCTCTCTGGTGCGGTCTCTGCCCCgctccctgtccctgtcccgCTCTCGGTCTCGGTCTCTTTCGcgctcccgctctctctcccgctctctgctgTGGCGGTTGTTGCCGTTCATGTCCCGCCTGAAGTCAAAATCTCTTTCGTCTCTGTCCCTTTGCCTGTCCCACGGGCGTCTCCGCTCATCGAGGTCTTGATGAAGTTCGCTGTCGAAAGCTGCGACGGCACCACCGCTGCGGTTCCAGGCTTGTGGCCCCCCAGCAGCCCCGGCGGCGCTGCCCGAAACTCCAGCGGCTGCGGCCGCTCCTGCTGCCGCAGCCGCGGTCCCAGGGCGGCTTTCAAAGCGGTTGGGGAAGTTCTGCCCAGGCGTGGGCCGCTCTTCCTGGAAGCCCTTTGAGCCCCCGGGGGCCTGTAAGCCTCCTCGCATGCCGTCCCGCTCATCAAAGTCCCCTCTGGTCTGGTTCCAGCGGCTCTCAGGAGTGAAGCCGGCAAGAGCCTGCAGACGGCCCACTAGGCTGGTTCTGGTTGGCTGCGTCACGGGCGTCTGGAGCAAGGGCggcctgcctcctcctcctcctcctgctcctccacctgctgctcctccacctgctgctgctgctgctgctccaccgccgccaccacctccAAGATGCTCCCTTTGCTCTGGTGGAGGGGTCCTCAGCAGGCCCGTGCCGTGCTTTTCCATTGGAGGGAAGCGGTAGTCCTGGTCTTTGCCCTCATCCGCTCCAGAAGAAGACTCATCTTCTGGCTTGGATATATTCTCGCTGTTATGGTTGGGAGCCCGGTTGAAGGGGTCCAGCTGGGAGAAGGGGGCCCTGGCGCGGGCTTGAGCCTGGAGGGAACTCTCCAGCAGGCCAGCGGCCTGGTGGACGGGGCCCGGCTGCATGAGCAGCGGGAAGCGGCCGGCGGCCCCGGATTGGAGGAGGCTGGGTCGCACATCGAGAGGCAGCAGGCCGGACATTCTCGGACCGGTCAGACCCGACTGATGCAGCTGGTGGGTGAGCGAAGCTGTGGGGTGCATCCCGAGGAGACCCATCCCACTGCGGACGGCGTTCTGCATTCCTGGGGACCAAACACAGGGACAGAAATACAGGTTCAGATTCCTCTCAGCTTGAACACAAATGACACGTTTACAAGCCGGTGCAGGAAGCCGTTCCTCACCTTGCAGGGTCAGCTCTGCCGCAGCATCCATACCGTCCGCAGACTGCAGTGACTTCTCACTGGTGGCCTGCTGACCGTGGACTCCCACTTGGTTGAACACCCCGGCCATGAAGCCGCCAGGGAGGGCGCCGGACGGAGGGATCATAGCACTGAATGGCGATTCGTTGACAGCGTCTTGGCTGGCGGCCAATGAAGGCTGCACTAGCGCTACAGACGGCCGCAGGAGGAAACCACAAATTTGATCAGAgctcaaagacaaaacaaattcaCTCAAAAAAACGCTGAAAGGACAGATTTGAAAACCATAAGCGTGTTCTAGTTATCGAGGTGACACGTCGCACAAACTCACCAGTAGCCGCTGAGACCATGGCGGCCGCCTGCAGGAAACCTAGAAAGCAGAAAACGTTCTTGCGTGAGCTTTGGAACATCTGCAGGTCGGATACATTATTCACACAACGTCCTGATGTGACATTTACCAGGCGGAGGCTGTGAGGCGTTGAAGCCGGCCCGTATGAAGGGGGGCGGCGGCCCGTAGCCTGGCGGCGGGATGCCCATGGTGACAGGGAAAGAAGGCGGCACCATGCCGACGGCACTGGGAACGGACTGTGTCACTGGGAGCTAGACAACAGAAACGGGATCATGTAttctcgctctttttttttttttttcaaacataagACAATCAAAGCCGTGCAATCAAAGGCTGTTGCTTCCACAGGTGGAGACGGTACCTGCACGGGCATCATGGCGACCGGCTGGTTGTAGGTCTCGGTCTGCGCGCTGGATGCTGCCGTGGGCTCAGCGCTTAGTGGCTGACTTGAAACTTCCTTGGCTGGCTCAGCGTTCTTGTTCGCTTCCCACTCTgcagaaataaacatttaaatgaaaaaagcacAGCAGTCAACCGTCATCCAACCTCCGTCTCGTGTCCTTTTCATGTGTACAAACCTACCTGCTTGTCCTACTTATAACTGCACAAGCACTCCTACGGAGTCGGGCTTTGTTTTTAGAATGAGTTAGTGTGTTAAAGGGGTTCTTTTCACCATCGTTTACGGTCTCCTGGTCGATGATTCCTCCCTCGGCAAAGTCCTCCAGGTCATCCAGCTTCAGCTTCTCCCACGGTATGTAGGTGACGCCCAGGTCCACATCCCAAAACTGCTTGTACTCCTGCTTCACCCCTTTGTTCAGAGCCCATGcaatctggatcacacacacacagacacacaaaagagagCGTCAAGTAACGGCATTTTTCTAAGTAATTCCAAGGAGC belongs to Gasterosteus aculeatus chromosome 15, fGasAcu3.hap1.1, whole genome shotgun sequence and includes:
- the LOC120833178 gene encoding SR-related and CTD-associated factor 8 isoform X5 — translated: MAAGIAPPSITPVMSCSSAPVNNATPGTPATPATPANIVQGLPDWASQITNTDTVAAVAQILQSPQGQQLQQLVQSLQMQQQKPQPSLLQALDAGLVVQLQALTAQLTAAATANSLNPLEQRVSSFNKKLLGPFDFGNDSERGEDSKKDSSSSQLPMVSEPINSSLFHQLAEQLQQQNLEQFQKQLLEHQQKAMSADGQDSIFGHENSAASAQSSSSQQQLPEADNKLDDTIDNQQQDMDLDEGPDGMEEEIFESEEKKNASTRSRTRSRSRSRSPKRRRSRSRSGSRKRKHRKRSRSRSRDRKRKSSRSYSSERRAREREKERQKKGLPPIRSKTLSVCSTTLWVGQVDKKATQQDLTNLFEEFGQIESINMIPPRGCAYICMVHRQDAYRARQKLSTGSFKIGSKIIKIAWALNKGVKQEYKQFWDVDLGVTYIPWEKLKLDDLEDFAEGGIIDQETVNDEWEANKNAEPAKEVSSQPLSAEPTAASSAQTETYNQPVAMMPVQLPVTQSVPSAVGMVPPSFPVTMGIPPPGYGPPPPFIRAGFNASQPPPGFLQAAAMVSAATALVQPSLAASQDAVNESPFSAMIPPSGALPGGFMAGVFNQVGVHGQQATSEKSLQSADGMDAAAELTLQGMQNAVRSGMGLLGMHPTASLTHQLHQSGLTGPRMSGLLPLDVRPSLLQSGAAGRFPLLMQPGPVHQAAGLLESSLQAQARARAPFSQLDPFNRAPNHNSENISKPEDESSSGADEGKDQDYRFPPMEKHGTGLLRTPPPEQREHLGGGGGGGAAAAAAGGGAAGGGAGGGGGGRPPLLQTPVTQPTRTSLVGRLQALAGFTPESRWNQTRGDFDERDGMRGGLQAPGGSKGFQEERPTPGQNFPNRFESRPGTAAAAAGAAAAAGVSGSAAGAAGGPQAWNRSGGAVAAFDSELHQDLDERRRPWDRQRDRDERDFDFRRDMNGNNRHSRERERERERERDRDRERDRDRERGRDRTREHERDRERDKERDRERERGGWTPLLPLPTPLLPTPPLNPNLTLNQGKLLAPLKLNPQLQSRFQSPLLPQAQAKPPPSGPNQPPAQAQTKSPPPSQSHAAVPEHRSETPAPPETCGAQSPDESPGKAQSPSTPRAPDRAESSPQPETPPRIDSPSQPGTQSPAQSKASASPDTETPSQASPLVEASSQDSPVAFAQAASPPEETPSLGERDEEEEEEEEEEEEEESLSPPLQGRASSPQTRWVNGAGMDNSAAAESTPESSAESSPRRCPEPPGEASPGSAPPDSEPEPLASPEDVDNEPSEPAEDAASQPVVDTVTDTEGT
- the LOC120833178 gene encoding SR-related and CTD-associated factor 8 isoform X4; protein product: MEAVKAFNNELYSLNEYKPPISKAKMTQITKSGIKAIKFYKHVVQSVEKFILKCKPEYKVPGLYVVDSIVRQSRHQFGTEKDVFAPRFSKNIIATFQQLYRCPSDDKSKIVRVLNLWQKNAVFKSDIIQPLLDMAAGIAPPSITPVMSCSSAPVNNATPGTPATPATPANIVQGLPDWASQITNTDTVAAVAQILQSPQGQQLQQLVQSLQMQQQKPQPSLLQALDAGLVVQLQALTAQLTAAATANSLNPLEQRVSSFNKLLGPFDFGNDSERGEDSKKDSSSSQLPMVSEPINSSLFHQLAEQLQQQNLEQFQKQLLEHQQKAMSADGQDSIFGHENSAASAQSSSSQQQLPEADNKLDDTIDNQQQDMDLDEGPDGMEEEIFESEEKKNASTRSRTRSRSRSRSPKRRRSRSRSGSRKRKHRKRSRSRSRDRKRKSSRSYSSERRAREREKERQKKGLPPIRSKTLSVCSTTLWVGQVDKKATQQDLTNLFEEFGQIESINMIPPRGCAYICMVHRQDAYRARQKLSTGSFKIGSKIIKIAWALNKGVKQEYKQFWDVDLGVTYIPWEKLKLDDLEDFAEGGIIDQETVNDEWEANKNAEPAKEVSSQPLSAEPTAASSAQTETYNQPVAMMPVQLPVTQSVPSAVGMVPPSFPVTMGIPPPGYGPPPPFIRAGFNASQPPPGFLQAAAMVSAATALVQPSLAASQDAVNESPFSAMIPPSGALPGGFMAGVFNQVGVHGQQATSEKSLQSADGMDAAAELTLQGMQNAVRSGMGLLGMHPTASLTHQLHQSGLTGPRMSGLLPLDVRPSLLQSGAAGRFPLLMQPGPVHQAAGLLESSLQAQARARAPFSQLDPFNRAPNHNSENISKPEDESSSGADEGKDQDYRFPPMEKHGTGLLRTPPPEQREHLGGGGGGGAAAAAAGGGAAGGGAGGGGGGRPPLLQTPVTQPTRTSLVGRLQALAGFTPESRWNQTRGDFDERDGMRGGLQAPGGSKGFQEERPTPGQNFPNRFESRPGTAAAAAGAAAAAGVSGSAAGAAGGPQAWNRSGGAVAAFDSELHQDLDERRRPWDRQRDRDERDFDFRRDMNGNNRHSRERERERERERDRDRERDRDRERGRDRTREHERDRERDKERDRERERGGWTPLLPLPTPLLPTPPLNPNLTLNQGKLLAPLKLNPQLQSRFQSPLLPQAQAKPPPSGPNQPPAQAQTKSPPPSQSHAAVPEHRSETPAPPETCGAQSPDESPGKAQSPSTPRAPDRAESSPQPETPPRIDSPSQPGTQSPAQSKASASPDTETPSQASPLVEASSQDSPVAFAQAASPPEETPSLGERDEEEEEEEEEEEEEESLSPPLQGRASSPQTRWVNGAGMDNSAAAESTPESSAESSPRRCPEPPGEASPGSAPPDSEPEPLASPEDVDNEPSEPAEDAASQPVVDTVTDTEGT
- the LOC120833178 gene encoding SR-related and CTD-associated factor 8 isoform X3, whose product is MEAVKAFNNELYSLNEYKPPISKAKMTQITKSGIKAIKFYKHVVQSVEKFILKCKPEYKVPGLYVVDSIVRQSRHQFGTEKDVFAPRFSKNIIATFQQLYRCPSDDKSKIVRVLNLWQKNAVFKSDIIQPLLDMAAGIAPPSITPVMSCSSAPVNNATPGTPATPATPANIVQGLPDWASQITNTDTVAAVAQILQSPQGQQLQQLVQSLQMQQQKPQPSLLQALDAGLVVQLQALTAQLTAAATANSLNPLEQRVSSFNKKLLGPFDFGNDSERGEDSKKDSSSSQLPMVSEPINSSLFHQLAEQLQQQNLEQFQKQLLEHQQKAMSADGQDSIFGHENSAASAQSSSSQQQLPEADNKLDDTIDNQQQDMDLDEGPDGMEEEIFESEEKKNASTRSRTRSRSRSRSPKRRRSRSRSGSRKRKHRKRSRSRSRDRKRKSSRSYSSERRAREREKERQKKGLPPIRSKTLSVCSTTLWVGQVDKKATQQDLTNLFEEFGQIESINMIPPRGCAYICMVHRQDAYRARQKLSTGSFKIGSKIIKIAWALNKGVKQEYKQFWDVDLGVTYIPWEKLKLDDLEDFAEGGIIDQETVNDEWEANKNAEPAKEVSSQPLSAEPTAASSAQTETYNQPVAMMPVQLPVTQSVPSAVGMVPPSFPVTMGIPPPGYGPPPPFIRAGFNASQPPPGFLQAAAMVSAATALVQPSLAASQDAVNESPFSAMIPPSGALPGGFMAGVFNQVGVHGQQATSEKSLQSADGMDAAAELTLQGMQNAVRSGMGLLGMHPTASLTHQLHQSGLTGPRMSGLLPLDVRPSLLQSGAAGRFPLLMQPGPVHQAAGLLESSLQAQARARAPFSQLDPFNRAPNHNSENISKPEDESSSGADEGKDQDYRFPPMEKHGTGLLRTPPPEQREHLGGGGGGGAAAAAAGGGAAGGGAGGGGGGRPPLLQTPVTQPTRTSLVGRLQALAGFTPESRWNQTRGDFDERDGMRGGLQAPGGSKGFQEERPTPGQNFPNRFESRPGTAAAAAGAAAAAGVSGSAAGAAGGPQAWNRSGGAVAAFDSELHQDLDERRRPWDRQRDRDERDFDFRRDMNGNNRHSRERERERERERDRDRERDRDRERGRDRTREHERDRERDKERDRERERGGWTPLLPLPTPLLPTPPLNPNLTLNQGKLLAPLKLNPQLQSRFQSPLLPQAQAKPPPSGPNQPPAQAQTKSPPPSQSHAAVPEHRSETPAPPETCGAQSPDESPGKAQSPSTPRAPDRAESSPQPETPPRIDSPSQPGTQSPAQSKASASPDTETPSQASPLVEASSQDSPVAFAQAASPPEETPSLGERDEEEEEEEEEEEEEESLSPPLQGRASSPQTRWVNGAGMDNSAAAESTPESSAESSPRRCPEPPGEASPGSAPPDSEPEPLASPEDVDNEPSEPAEDAASQPVVDTVTDTEGT